Proteins co-encoded in one Spirosoma endbachense genomic window:
- a CDS encoding NAD(P)-binding domain-containing protein, with the protein MNHSTSTLIVGAGPFGLGLAAYLQRRGYAYQVVGKPMEFWKQHMPQGMLLRSNANWYIDPDHRWTIDAFLTLHDPCRLPTTPISREHYIAYVDWFRKQAGIPVIPAYVQHLHQKDGSFTAELANGHTIQAQNVVLATGFEHFACYPPELVALLPAGCFQHSCDAVTMSDYRGKRVLLIGGRQSAFESAALLREAGAQQVHISYRHETPRFEEANWSWVETIVEQMAGQPDWFSRLSAQQQQQYRYKLWAEGRLKVEPWLEKRIYQPEISLYPRTEVVWVSQQTDHSLRIGLSSTQQLAIDAVILATGYQVDVSRLPFLSGSIQAALNTLNGFPLLDHQFQSSVPGLYFSSFAAGQSFGPFFGFTVGVRTAAHLIGQALVASTA; encoded by the coding sequence ATGAATCACTCAACCAGTACTCTCATTGTCGGCGCGGGCCCCTTTGGCCTTGGCCTGGCCGCTTATTTACAGCGACGTGGCTATGCTTACCAAGTCGTTGGCAAACCCATGGAGTTCTGGAAACAACATATGCCTCAGGGAATGTTACTCCGCTCAAATGCTAACTGGTACATCGATCCTGATCATAGATGGACCATCGACGCTTTCCTGACTTTGCATGATCCATGCCGGCTGCCGACGACACCCATTTCAAGGGAGCACTATATTGCCTATGTGGACTGGTTCCGCAAACAGGCCGGCATCCCCGTCATACCAGCCTATGTCCAGCATTTACATCAGAAGGATGGCTCATTTACCGCCGAGTTAGCTAATGGCCATACCATTCAGGCCCAAAATGTCGTGCTGGCTACAGGCTTCGAGCATTTTGCCTGTTATCCCCCTGAGCTGGTAGCCCTATTACCAGCGGGCTGTTTTCAACATAGCTGCGATGCGGTTACTATGAGCGACTATCGGGGTAAGCGGGTTTTACTGATTGGTGGCCGACAGAGTGCCTTCGAGTCGGCCGCTTTACTGCGGGAAGCCGGTGCCCAGCAGGTTCACATCAGTTACCGTCACGAAACGCCCCGCTTTGAGGAAGCAAATTGGTCCTGGGTCGAAACGATTGTCGAGCAAATGGCTGGCCAACCGGACTGGTTTAGCCGCTTATCAGCCCAGCAACAGCAGCAGTATCGCTATAAGCTATGGGCAGAGGGACGACTGAAGGTAGAACCTTGGCTTGAAAAGCGTATTTATCAGCCTGAGATTAGCCTCTACCCGCGCACGGAGGTCGTATGGGTAAGCCAACAAACGGATCATTCGCTTCGGATAGGCTTAAGTTCTACTCAGCAGCTGGCTATAGATGCGGTCATCCTGGCAACAGGTTACCAGGTCGATGTATCTCGCTTACCCTTCCTCTCGGGATCAATTCAGGCAGCATTGAACACCTTAAATGGATTTCCCTTACTGGATCACCAGTTTCAAAGCAGCGTTCCAGGCTTGTACTTCAGCAGCTTTGCTGCCGGTCAAAGCTTTGGCCCCTTTTTTGGTTT